CGGCAAAACAGTTCGGAATATTTTCTACAATTGTTGGTGCGATTATTATTGGAAATATTATTTACAATATGATAAATGGGAAATAATCTGTGTAGTGTCGCCACCTGGTTTCCGTAGTATTTAAGGCACTCCGCAGTTTCCAGGATATTCGTACATGTCGATTCTATTCAGCCGCTGCGTTTCTTCCTTGAGTCAAACTGGGGGCAAAGGCAACTACAGACTGTGGCTAATTGATCGGGTAACAAGTATTACCAGGACCTCTGTTCGAAAATTGAACCATTAGAAAACTAAAGCTATGAACACGAACACCGAACTGGCTGATTCTCAATCTGTCGGACGGCCCAAGGATCGGGGGGAGAAAGATGACTGATAAGAAAGACTTTGAGGTGCCTTGTGTTGTTTCGAGGCGATCCCTTCAATTCTCGTCTAAAGGAACGCAGCGGCTTAATCTTGGTGAAGTCATCGAGCTTGATGTCATGACGATGTCTGAGGAAGATGTAGAGCGTAAAATTTGCAGCCTTTACATAACCCGCGAAAAGTTGTTGGCGGTATTAGATCTGATCGAACCTGCATCTTATGCATAGACAGCTAAAAAATGAATGACTGGGTAACGGTGTTTACCTGGTCATTTAAATGGGAAGGTTATTGACATCTTAGTTAGACTTCTTCAATCTATAATTACTGAACTTATTCGAACTGGATCTAACTTACTAAGGTGGATTTTGTGAGTGATGAACTATCTCAGGCACAGTTTGAGATCATTGAAGAGCTCAAACGGATTGCAAAAAAACTTGGTGTAAAACAGGTCTCAATGAATGACTTCGAAGAGCATCGAGAAATATCTGCTTTAACTACAGTCATGAACCACTTTGGAACTTGGAATGAGGCTATCGAAGCTGCTGGGTTAGTGCCGTACCCCCCAGGTGGTAGCAATCGCGAACCGATAATATCAGATGATGAACTTCTCATGGAAATTATTTTGTTACATGAGCAATTTGGGAAACCACCATCAGACCGCAGAATGAATTCACATGGAAAGTATTCGGTAAGACCATATCTTGCAAGATGGGGATCGTTCACAAAAGCACGCGAAGCCGCATATGAAAAGTATGGTATACCGGAGAAAGAATGACCGGGTAACTCATATTACCCGGACATTTTGTTCTACTTCAAGATCTCTCGTTTCAGAAAATGACGGGAATATTTAGTAGCAGAGTAGTTCCTTATGGGATCGAAATGCTTTCTAAGCAATGTTTGCACCAAGGCACAATCGCAAGGCTTTGTACCATGGAATTCATAAAGAAACGGCTGCAAGTATTTGTGTCGTCTACAGACACAAACTTGATAACTGAGCGTCAGGCTGCAGTCGAAGCGATCCTAACTCCAGGTCATATACCTGCAGGCATGGTTATGCGCCCGCTACCAGATGTAGCCATTGCTGGAGAGTTCTGAAGCTGCTTTCTCGGCTCTCTCTTCAAGCCAATTGATTGCTGCTGGCGGAACGTGATTTTCAATCGAGAATTCCTTTGTTGACGGATCATGAAACAAGCCCCATAGGAGCTCGGGCTTGTACGACAGTCGCCACGACAAACCGAGTACAACGATATTCTTTCTCGTAAGTGTTCGCTTCTGGCCTATTTCAAAACTGATTTCAAGATGGGCTTTACCTCCGCCACCCCCGTATTTTCCTCTGGTTGCAACGTAGTCGAATCGAGCATGCATGCAGTCGTCGTAAGTAGTCGCAGTGTACCCTTCGTGAATTGGGTTGTAGCCGCGGCCGTATTTGACTTTACTGTCCTTCTTGATTAAGCGGAGTGCGGAAATTATTCCATTGACCTCTTCGTCAAATGTGGAGGTGATGTGCTCGTAATCTGATGCCCAGTTCTTTGCGGTTTTCATCTCATCTTGCTTTCTTTTAATATCGGGATCAACTTGCGTTTTTTCCTTTGCCTGATTGTCAAGAAAGTCATCGATTTTTCGACTCAATCGTTCATGAATGCCCATGTCACTGATTCCTGTGGAGTTAAATTGGCTTCGCGTGTAAAGGAGACCATCCCTACGTCACATAATGCCAGAGCACTGTTCATAATGCCAATGGATAATTGATCTTCAATTTGAAACTTTGGTCTTTTTTATGTTTACATCAATTACTTACTGATATTGATAATAGAAAACACAATAAGGCGCAAAGTGATCTTAAAACTCATTGAGTAATTCCAGCAGACATTAAGACGCAAACAATTCTCGCTTGATTGAGACGAGCAAATGAAAAAAATCAATGACCGGGTAATGTCTGTTACCCGGTCATTGTTTTGAATCTTCGTTGTCCCCAGCATTAGCTTCTTTACAGCGCTGGTAATTATCCCTGACAATCTTCGTGTTGGGATGTTCCGGTCCAAGTGTCGAGGTAAAGACATCGGTTGCCTGCAGATAGAGTGGTTCGGCCTCTTCGTAACGCCCCTGGCTTCGATACAGACTAGCCAGGTTGTTGAGGCTGGTCGCGAAGTCCGGATGGTTTTCCCCCAGGACAGTACGACGAATTTCCATTGCCTGCAGGTAGAGTGGTTCGGCCTCTTCGTAACGCCCCTGGCTTTCATAGAGACCAGCCAGGTTGTTGAGGCTGGTCGCGAAGTCCGGATGGTTTTCCCCCAGGACAGTACGACTAATTTCCATTGCCTGCAGATAGAGTGGTTTGGCCTCTTCGTAACGCCCCTGGCTTTCATAGAGACCAGCCAGGTTGTTGAGGCTGGTCGCGAAGTCCGGATGGTTTTCCCCCAGGACAGTACGACTAATTTCCATATCCTGCAGATAGAGTGGTTCGGCCTCTTCGTAACGCCCCTGGCTTCGATACAGATTAGCCAGGTTGTTGAGGCTGGTCGCGAAGTTCGGATGGTTTTCCCCCAGGACAGTACGACTAATTTCCATTGCCTGCAGATAGAGTGGTTCGGCCTCTTCGTAACACCCCTGGCTTTCATAGAGACCAGCCAGGTTGTTGAGGCTGGTCGCGAAGTCCGGATGGTTTTCCCCCAGGACAGTACGACGAATTTCCATTGCCTGCAGATAGAGTGGTTCGGCCTCTTCGTAACGCCCCTGGCTTTGATACAAAAAAGCCAGGTTGTTGAGGCTGTTCGCGAAGTCCGGATGGTTTTCCTCCAGGACAGTACGACGCATTTCCATTGCCTGCAGATAGAGTGGTTCGGCCTCTTCGTAACGCCCCTGGCTTCGATACAAAAGAGCCAGGTTGTTGAGGCTGGTCGCGCAGTCCGGATGGTTTTCCCCCAGGACAGTACAATGAATTTCCATTGCCTGCAGGTAGAGTGGTTCGGCCTCTTCGTAACGCCCCTGTCTTCGATACAGATTAGCCAGGTTGTTGAGGCTGGTCGCGAAGTTCGGATGGTTTTCCCCCAGGACAGTACGACTAATTTCCATTGCCTGCAGGTAGAGTGGTTCGGCCTCTTCGTAACGCCCCTGGCTTCGATACAGATTAGCCAGGTTGTTGAAGCTGTTCGCGAAGTCCGGATGGTTTTCCCCCAGGACAGTACGACGAATTTCCATTGCCTGCAGGTAGAGTGGTTCGGCCTCTTCGTAACGCCCCTGGCTTTCATAGAGACTAGCCAGGTTGTTGAGGCTGGTCGCGAAGTCCGGATGGTTTTCCCCCAGGACAGTACGACGAGTTTCCATTGCCTGAAGATAGAGTGGTTCGGCCTCTGTGTATTCACCAACCTGATAGAATAAATTGGCTTGTTTACCTAACAATGATCCACTGTTTTCTGATTCAATCTTTGACTGCTGAATGTAATCGATGGCGACCATACTTTGTGATGCAAGACGTCGGCAATCCTGCCAATTACCATGTTCAGGCCAAGGATAGATTTCATTGGTACAGTTCACAACGCGTTCCTGCCAGATCGATTCCTCATCTTGTGAGTTGATCCTTGATTTCATCACTTCCTGGACAAGACGATGAATACTGAATTCGTTCTTTCCAGGTACCATCTGAATCAGAGAATAATTCAATAATGGTTGGAGTAGATCTGATACATCATTTTCGGTTTGTTTCAAAAAACGCTGAATCGATTCGCTCAGATATTCTGCCCCCTGTGCGATCAATTCGATGGGGATGGAATCAGGGGCAAGAAAAGCACAAAAACGGAGTACATCAGCGGAAGCCTGTGATTTCTCCTCTTCTTCTATTTCCTGAAAATTGATTAACCAGGTCCTTTCAACGGATTTTGAATACTTTCCGAAAACCGGTTTCTGTTTTTCTAAATGCGTCAATTTTGACTCGTGATAGCGATGCAGGTAGTTTTCGAAAGTGGAGGCTTGCTTTTTATGAAGGTAGGCACCCGCCTGCTCTAAAGCCAAAGGCAATCCGTCGAGTTCTTTGGCCAGTTCTAGCGCGAAGGCCTGTTCCGATTCATTCAACTCACGCGCCACTCGTTTGATTAGGAAATTGGTCGCCTGATCCGGAGGTAGTCTGTCGACTTCGATTGGTTTCAGAATTTCTAGCATGTCGAACAAACTAGCGCGGGAGGTCAGCAGAACATGCCCCTGTGGCATGCTCCCCTTAACTTGATCCATTTGTTGTGAGAGTTTCCAATAGACTTTTTATAGGAGACAATCATGACGAAACGACGCAGTAAACGACATACCCCGGAACAGATTATCCGCAAATTGCGAGACGCCGAGGCGATGCAGAATGCGGGAAAGACAATTGGCGAAATCTGCCAGCAGATGGGAATCAGTGAGCAGACCTTTCATCGCTGGCGAACTCAGTACGGCGGGATGAAGGCCGAAGAGGCCAAACGGCTCAAAGAACTGGAGCAGGAAAACAGCCGACTCAAGAAGCTGCTCGCTGAAGCCGAACTCGATAAAGCGATGCTCAAGGATATTGCGGAGGGAAACTTCTAAGCCCTTCTCGCAAACGCCAGGCAGTCCAGCATCTGCAGGAAACATATGAGGTTTCAGAACGCAAAGCCTGTCAGTTGGTGGATCAGCCCCGTTCCAGTCAACGCTATCAGGCGACTCCACCTGATGGTGAAGCCGCTTTGCTGAAACAGATCCTGAAGCTGGTACGGCGACACCCCCGTTTCGGGTATCGCCGTATCGGCAGGATGATGCAGGCGACTGGCTGGAAGGTGAACCTGAAACGGATCTACCGCTTGTGGCGTCGAGAAGGGCTCAAAGTCCCCAGAAAACAAAGAAAAAAACGCTCGTTGGGTACGGGAGCGAATGCCTGTCATCGCCGTCGGCCTGAGAGGAAAAACCACGTGTGGTGCTGGGATTTTATTTTTGATCGCACAGAAACGGGGACCACACTCAAGTGGCTCACGATTTTAGACGAGTATACGAGGGAGTGTCTGGCCTTGCAGGTGGATCGTCACATCACCAGTGAGCATGTGATCGATGTTCTGGCTGAGCTGTTTAAAACGCACGGTGTGCCAGAATATATTCGAAGTGACAACGGCAGTGAATTCGTTTCCCAGGCGATACGTGTCTGGCTGAAACGGATCGGTGTGGAGACGCTGTATATCGAACCAGCCAGCCCCTGGGAGAATGGTTATGCAGAGAGTTTCCACAGTCGAGTGCGGGATGAGTTCATGAACTGTGAGATCTTCGAAAACCTGAAATCCGCCCGGAAGCAGACAGCAGCCTGGAAAGAACAATACAACACAGTGCGGCCACACAGTTCCTTGGGGTACCGCACGCCCAGAGATTTTTCAGAGCAGTGTTCCTCTTCCAGACGGACTACGTCCGCCTTCCAGAGAAACACTGCTGAGACCCCAATACTCTCATAGCAACTGGTACAGAAATGGGGGGCCTGTCACCTGGCTTTGCATTGGTAAGAAAGGGGCTAAACAGTCTGGTTGATCTGCGTTATCAAAGATCAGTAACCAGTTTTGATGTTGTTCCATCCACTGTTTGAAGGCAGGTACTGTCGTCTCTGCTTTGGTGTCATCGAACGGGATTTTTAATTTTTCACAATAACCTGCATAGCTGTTTAACAGCAATAGCGAGGGATCAACCGGCTTAGAATCTTGGTCATCGGTCAACTGTACCCAGAAAACGTATTCATATTCTGCCTGATATCGATAAGCATATTCGGCGGCAATTTGTGTTTTGCCAATGCCTCCCAGACCTCGGATTGCCTGAGTCAAAGCCGTTCTACCACCGGAGGTGAGGCGAGTTCGAATTTCGTTTAGTTCATTTTTACGACCGGTAAAGGCAGGGTTCACTTTGAATGGCACATCAAAGATTTTGTTTACTTTTTTTTTTCAACCAGCTTTCTGATGCCTTTCGCGACATCAGTAAATGCTTCATCTTCACTATGCCAGTCTGGTCCGGTTATGGCTTTTCCATCTCGGGGTAATGCGCTCAGTTTTCCAAAGGGGGCAGAATGCCATTCACATGTTCTTAAAATGACAGGAACAACAATGGCGTCATTGGATTGATGGCGTTCCATCGCCCTTGTCATCTCGATTTCGTAACAATAGTCCGAGGCAATAAAGTCGGCGCTGATTAAAAGCAGAATGATATCTGCTTGTTCCAGTTTGTCACTGATTTCATTGTCGATTTCTGATCCTGATAATATCTTTCGGTCATGCCATTCTGAAATATAGCCTTCTCGATTCAATAACTTGAGCTGCTTCTCAAGTTTATTCCTCAGTTCTTCATCCTCATGGGAATAAGAATAAAATAGATTCAAAGGAACAATTGGTTGAAGGCTGTCACTCATACCAAAACCTCTAGCGATCTCGTCAGAAAACAGAAATAGATATTAGCCTTTAATAGAACATGAAACGTCTCGTTTGTACATGTCTGAGGTGTAAAATAATAACGTTAACGGGTTTTTAGAAAAATGCTCAGAAAGCAACAATGACCGGGTAATATCCGTTACCCGGACATTCTTTAATCAGATGGACCAAAGATTCGCCCATCTATATTTTCGCCAGTCTATAACGCAATACAAATTTTAGCGTACCCGTTGACCTGATTTTACCTCTTGCCTTGAATAACTAAAAACAGGCCCTCGTTGCACAGAGCTTTTATCCATCAAAATGATAGTGTCACCAGAGTTGTTCAATGGCATGGTATGCGGGGACAGTACAATCTCATTCTCTCCTGAGTTTAGTTTTGTTCCATTCTTAAACTTAAAAATGTTTCCAGCTCGATCTTGCATCGTCCACCCTGAGATATCAACGGTTCCATTTTCAGAATAAGTAATTGTAATACTTTCATTGCCATTATCGTCACCATCTGGATTAGGAAGGGCATTAGTGATTTCAACACTATTTTCGGTAGGAAGATTTGGACCATCTGGTGTTACAGAACCAGTAGAAGAATAAACACACAAATGATCCGATCCGTGGCGATCTGTGGCGGAGACTGCAGGCTTAAATTTGGATTCCAATGGTCCAGTAATATAAAGCACATCGATTGCACCTGTGCCAGGATAATCAGGGATATTATCATTACCAACAAAAGTGCCTTTCACTTTTTCAGCTAACGATCTCATCTTAAGACTGTCAATCAATCCTCCACCCAATATTGCGTGCGTTTCGTCATATCCATCAACTCCGGTGTTTGTTCCGTCATTATTATCGACAATAAGATTAACTCCATTTTTTTTCTTATCTGCAACTCCGACATTCACATCTCCTCCAAAGAGAACCGAACACTCTGGATGATCTTCCCGCAATTCTAATGTATGAGTTGCGATCGCAGCAGCTACTAATTCACGCTTCTGTGCATTACTACGATCGTGCTGACCACTACGACCTTTTGATGACTTTAAATGGGAAACAATCACGTATAAATTAAGCGATTGAACTTTGGCAACTAGAAAACCACGCCCCACACCCACATTTGCAATACCAGGTAAATTGACCCGCTCCAGTTTTTTTTCTGTAATATTTCCAGAGTTATCTATGGAACGATCATACTCGACAATTTCTGTCAGTGGAAAACGGGAGATAATACCTACTTCTAAATTTCCGTTACCATTTGTAAACGATGAAATAGCCGTATGAAAATCCTCACGGTCCATTGCTGCTTTCAAACTATTAAGATCATCCTGTGTTTTAATCTCATTTACCAGCAAAATATCAAAATCAACTTCATTCAAAAAATCATCTATTTTCAAATCAGTCACATTTCGATCCATAAAACCAACGTTCCATGTTGCTACCGTAATTGGCTGATCTGCAAAAACTGACGATGTCCAAAAAGCCAAAAAGACGCAGTAGGCGAGTAAAAAAAATTTGTTTTTCATCATGTTTCCTAACATTGTTTTACCTGATAAGAAATATTGCATTGACTTTTGCGCAAGGGTTAAATGAATAGGCACAGATGTGAGAAATCAAGGAGATTTCACCAGAATATTCATGTTCCTAACTGCCAAAAGTGATCAGGCCGACTGATCATATCTGTAATAATGGTACCTAGTGAACTTGTTTGATGCGAGCTAATTAGTCATTTTTCATTAATGGATGGCCACAGGACGCGATATTTTTCCGTTTAAGTCCGAACGGCCGTGTCTGTGGGAGAACGCGACACGGAGCCTCACAGTGGCTCAGACGGTCGCAAGTCCAGAGGCAGTGAACAATTAGTGGACATCGTCGATCGTGGAAGATGGTTTGTTTGGCTCGCGCGGGAACTTCTTTTTCAGCTCATTGATCAACGGCATCAGCTGCTGTTTTGCGAGCCGACGAATTGAGGTTTTTTCTTTTGCCGCATAACGACTTAGCGGCCACCATTCTTCGATATCGAGTTCGATCTGAACCGGCTTTGTTTTTCTCTTCATAATCTGCCCTTGACTTTTTGAAACGATACAACGCGAAATTGTATGTGCAAGGAAAAAGCCGGTGCCTACTGATGGAACGGGAATCGCCGGTAACTTTCAAGAGCGGACGAGCATGGATGTGACTCCGCTTTATAACATTTCTTTCCCTGGCAAGGAAGCCGTAACGATGCTGGATAAGCTCCCCCTTAATGGCAAGAAGACTTACGTTGTCGCCATCGTCACCGTGATCTATGCGGTCTGCGGAATTCTACTTGGCGACATGCCCACCAATGAAGCGATGATGTTAATCGCCGGCGCGCTGGGGATTACTACCATCGGTCACAAGATTGACAAATCTACCAACGTCTAATGGGCGGGCTCTTACGGATCATTGCGATCGTTTTGGAGCTGCTCTGTTTCTGGACTAAGAAAAAGCACAGCGATCAAAATGAACGACTCGAAGAAGTTGAAAGGATTCAACAGGATGCGAGTGAAGGAAACGAACAAGCGGTTCAGTCCCAGTTTCATCGCTGGCGTACTCATGCTCGCGTTCGTGACAACAATAAGCGGCTGTAATCTCTTCGAGCGTTACGAACGCAAACCGGAACCAAAGGTGATCACGGTTCCCGATCAGATGGTCCCGAACAAACTCGACCAGGGAGAGCCTGCTCCCTTTGATGGCTGGCTGTTTTCCACTCCTCTTTTCAATGAGTACGCCCCCCACTGGCAAAAGGGGCCATACGGGAGCGACCACGAATGATGTCGATCTATCCGGATCCGGAAGAATCAAAGCTACGCGATTCGATCTGTTTGCTCATAGTGCTGATCATCGCGTTTGTTCTGCTCTTATTCACTTTGCCTGGCTGCCAGGCAGATCAGCGGACGTATCAGCCGTTTGTTGAGCCCCCTGCTCCAGCTGAGCGCCCCGTCGAAAAGATCCGGCCTGCGATCCATGATGCCGCGGTCCGTGTCGATGAGGTATTGGAAAAGACGCCCATGCCGGCCGTCGCTGAAGTCCTGGCCGATGATGCCCTGGACATGATTGAGAAAGTGGATCCCTTACCAAAACCAGCAGCCCCCGATCCCAGGGCGGCTGAGATTATAGAGCCGGAATTAGAGCCTGTGATCATTCCGGACGAAGATCAAAGCGAACAGACAGAGTCCGATATAGGGACATGGATCATCGTTTGTTTCGCTCTGATCGTTTTGATTTATGTTTCTTTTCAAATGCTGAAAGGTTTCAAGGACGATGTCAAAGACTCTGAGCGCAACGGATCGACCAGCTGAATGCCTGGGCGTGGATCCCGTGATCGAATCCGTAGAGGACCTCGATAAAGCCATCTATGAACTTTCTTTTCTGGGAGCGTTGGACAGCTCGATCGACGCCCGTTGTACTGAGCAGATCGAATCCCTCAAAAGCCAGTACGAGAAAAAGAAAGTGCTGCCCTTCCCACCTGGTCGTATCGTTTACATCAAAGACCGCATCGAGCAGCTGACGGCTCTGGTCTGTGATTATTGTCGAACCCATCGATCAGAGCTGCTTGACGGTAAGAAGAAAACCAGAACGCTGCCCCATGGTTCGGTCAGTTTCAAAGATCAGCCGGCCAAGGTTGAGTATCGTGCCGGCCTCAAGGAAGCCGACAGCATGAAGCTGCTCGACAAACTTTTGAATTCAACGTTGATCGAATTGATCCTCGCCTGGTTGAAATCCATTTGTATCTTCGGATCGAACAAAGAAGCACGCTTGTTATCTGAAGTCGTCGAGCTGAAGCCGAAGCTCAGCATCGCCAAGATCAAAGAGGCGTATGAAAAGAAACGGCTGACGACTGCGCATCTGAAACAACTTGGTTTGAAATACACCAAGGGATCAGAGAAGTTGACGGTCAAGCCGTCGGCCTACGAGCCAGGCGGCTGAAAATTCTCGGGTCCTCCCTGGGGGGCCCGGGGGCCGCGCGCGGTTCCATAATCGCAATTTTTTTGTTTCAAAACGCATTTTTTGAGCACTTCTTCTTCTTCCTATTAAATTTATGGGCAAAAAATCACCGAAACGATCGCCCAAAAAAGCCACTTCAAAACGTTCCCCATCCAAATCGAAAAAAATAGCCACAAAAAAAGCCCCGGCGAAGGCCTCGGAGTCGGACAATGTCATTTATGGCAAAGCAGCAGCAGCCAAACGTTGGGGAAGATCTGATAGAACTATTCAGACCTGGATCCAGAACGGAATGCCCGTTTCCCAATCTGGTCGCAAATACGTCTTTGATCTTTCTGTCTGCGATCCCTGGGTGGAATCCTATCTCAGCGACAATGAAACATCTGACTCAAAAAAGTTGAATGATCAACTCAAAAGGGAGAAGCTGAAACAAGAGATTCTGAAAACAGAAGATCTGGAACGCAAAAAACAGATTGATAAAGGGAACCTGGTCAGCCGGGAGGAGTTCGATCTGTTTGCAGCAGAATGTGTAATCGAAGCCCGCGACCAGTTTCTGACGGTTCCTAAAGAGATGCGGCGTCACCTCTGTAAGAAATGCCAGGCGAAAGTGGTTGAATTACAAAAGCTGATTGAGCTGACACTGCAACGCCTGTCAGTCATTAAAGAAGGGCCGAACAAAGAGTGATTGCGCCCACTACCATCAAAAATCGAATCAAACCGCTCTGGGCTCCGCCGAAGAAAGTTTATGCGGAAGACTGGATTCCGGCGAATGTCAAAACGCCGAAGGGATCTGAGTATGAAGGTTATTGTAATTATGACCTGGCTCCCCATACTCGAGAAGTCTTCCGTGCCTTTGACGATGAATCCATTCGTGAGATCTATCTGATCTGGGCAACCAGGTCGGCTAAAACCACCACGATGACCGGGCTGATGATGCACGCCGCAGTAAACCGGCCGAAGCCGATGGCCTTTGGCTCCTGCGATGAGCCGTCCACGAATCGAACATATGATGAGATGATCTATCCCATGCTGGAGAACTGCACAGCAACGGCCGGCATGATCCCTCCCAAAGGTAAACGGCCAGCGGATATGGTGGTGTTCGATCGATGCCGATGCCGTAAAGCCTTCGGCGGTTCGCCGGCAACGGTGGCCGGGTATCCAGCCTGTTTCCTGTTTGGCAATGAATGGGACAAATGGCCGCGTCGGAAAAGCTCAGAAGCCCAGGCCGCCAACAGTTTCACGCAGCGTGCAAAGGGGTATCCCTACGAATCAAAGGCGATCTTCGAAAGTACTCCCGGGGAAATCTCTACGTCCCGGATCTGGAAACTTCGGAACGCAAAACGGACACAGCGACGTGAGTACTATGTCCCCTGCCCTCACTGTCTGCATCATCAAACATTGAGACGTGAGCAGCTTCAGTGGGAGGGAAAAGGAGATCCGGAAGCAGATCAGATTCTGGCCGCTGAAACCGCCGTCTATCTATGCGAGGACTGCGGTCGAGCCATTCTGAACGAAGACCGGGCCGAAATGATGCGTGCCGGAAAGTGGGTGGCCGAAGGTCAGACCATCGATCGCCGGGGCCGAATTCACGGGAAGCCGACAGTCGATTCGGCCTATGTTTGTTTCGGGCCCTTCTCTACGCTCTATTCGCTACTGATCAGCGGCTGGGGACAATACGTCGCAGAACTCCTGGGGTGCGGCGATGATCCGGACAAGCTCCGCGACTTCCAGAACTCAACCGATGCTCTGCCCTATGATCCCGCTCCGGAAGAAGTTGATCCCCATGAACTCGCCAGGATCCTCCGGAGCGATGAGGACCATATTGCAATCTGTCCGATCTGGTCACGGTTCATTACCAGGGCCGTCGATGTACAGAGTAAAGCGGCCGGTTATGAATTCCCCTGGCAGGTCTGTGCCTGGGGCGAAGGTGGCCGCGGTGGAACTGTCACAAAAGGGACAGCCTATGGATTCCATGAACTCTCCGGAGTGCTTAACCGTCGCGACTTTCCCCACGCGGACGGCGGACCGAATCTCTATGTTCCGTTCGACGTGATCGACTCCGGAGATGGTAACTCAACGGATGATGTCTATGCATTCTGTCACAACCGTCCGTTCTGCTTTCCTCTTAAAGGATCGTCGACATCGTTCCCCAAAAACTATGCCCTCTCTGAAATTTCCAATGATCTACGATCACAGAAACAGACTGAGTCGAAAGAACGTCGGCTCCTCAATGGGGAAGTACTCCTGATCCTCGTCAACACGATGCGATCGCAATTCTGGCTGCAACGAATTCTGGACGGTCGGATTAAAGCGGACGCGATCAACCGTTTCTCAATTCCAGCTGAACTAGCCGATGACGAGGCCTTCCTGGAAGAACTGCTCAATGAATATCAGGACATTGACTTCGGTCCTGATGGCTTCTTTACCAGGGGCTGGAAACGTCGCACACGCAATCCCAACGATCAACGCGATTTGATCCGCTACAACTGGGCGGCAGCTCAAATCATCACGAACAATGGCCAGGAATGGTATCTGCTACCTGATCGGCCGAATGTCACCGAAGAGGTACGGACGCCTCGACGGAAACGAAAGAGGAAAGTTTCACATTATCAAGGAGGAGGACGTCAATGTCCCGGAAACCGTTAAAAAATCAGAAACAGAGCAAAACTGAAAAACCACAAGAGTCAGCTCCTACCGCCGCCGATTTCCTGCAACAGAATCAATCAGTTCCAGTGGAACAAACCAAACCGGTTGAAAAGAAGCCAGAAGAGGAACCGAACGTCACTGAACTGAAAAAAACTCCGGAACAGAATCCGGATCCGAAACCAGCAAAGCCCACTCCACCAAAAAAGAAGTCTGAACAAAAACGGGAACAGAATGTCCGGGTAACTACTGCGGTGTCAGTGAAAGAAAATCAGATTCATGCGGGTGATCCATGTGGATCCGGAAAAAAATGTCCGGGTAACTATATTGTTCTCTCTTCAATCCGCATCGGAAAACGTCGGATTCGGCACCTTGCCTGTTCAATCTGCAATTTCAAACCCAAAAACAACAAAGAGGTTATGCATCTTCCATAAAGTTTTTTATCCGGATCTGGCAAAAAGCTATTGCAAAAAACGAGCGGTGC
This window of the Gimesia fumaroli genome carries:
- a CDS encoding lamin tail domain-containing protein, translated to MPIHLTLAQKSMQYFLSGKTMLGNMMKNKFFLLAYCVFLAFWTSSVFADQPITVATWNVGFMDRNVTDLKIDDFLNEVDFDILLVNEIKTQDDLNSLKAAMDREDFHTAISSFTNGNGNLEVGIISRFPLTEIVEYDRSIDNSGNITEKKLERVNLPGIANVGVGRGFLVAKVQSLNLYVIVSHLKSSKGRSGQHDRSNAQKRELVAAAIATHTLELREDHPECSVLFGGDVNVGVADKKKNGVNLIVDNNDGTNTGVDGYDETHAILGGGLIDSLKMRSLAEKVKGTFVGNDNIPDYPGTGAIDVLYITGPLESKFKPAVSATDRHGSDHLCVYSSTGSVTPDGPNLPTENSVEITNALPNPDGDDNGNESITITYSENGTVDISGWTMQDRAGNIFKFKNGTKLNSGENEIVLSPHTMPLNNSGDTIILMDKSSVQRGPVFSYSRQEVKSGQRVR
- a CDS encoding host-nuclease inhibitor Gam family protein — protein: MSKTLSATDRPAECLGVDPVIESVEDLDKAIYELSFLGALDSSIDARCTEQIESLKSQYEKKKVLPFPPGRIVYIKDRIEQLTALVCDYCRTHRSELLDGKKKTRTLPHGSVSFKDQPAKVEYRAGLKEADSMKLLDKLLNSTLIELILAWLKSICIFGSNKEARLLSEVVELKPKLSIAKIKEAYEKKRLTTAHLKQLGLKYTKGSEKLTVKPSAYEPGG
- a CDS encoding terminase gpA endonuclease subunit, with translation MIAPTTIKNRIKPLWAPPKKVYAEDWIPANVKTPKGSEYEGYCNYDLAPHTREVFRAFDDESIREIYLIWATRSAKTTTMTGLMMHAAVNRPKPMAFGSCDEPSTNRTYDEMIYPMLENCTATAGMIPPKGKRPADMVVFDRCRCRKAFGGSPATVAGYPACFLFGNEWDKWPRRKSSEAQAANSFTQRAKGYPYESKAIFESTPGEISTSRIWKLRNAKRTQRREYYVPCPHCLHHQTLRREQLQWEGKGDPEADQILAAETAVYLCEDCGRAILNEDRAEMMRAGKWVAEGQTIDRRGRIHGKPTVDSAYVCFGPFSTLYSLLISGWGQYVAELLGCGDDPDKLRDFQNSTDALPYDPAPEEVDPHELARILRSDEDHIAICPIWSRFITRAVDVQSKAAGYEFPWQVCAWGEGGRGGTVTKGTAYGFHELSGVLNRRDFPHADGGPNLYVPFDVIDSGDGNSTDDVYAFCHNRPFCFPLKGSSTSFPKNYALSEISNDLRSQKQTESKERRLLNGEVLLILVNTMRSQFWLQRILDGRIKADAINRFSIPAELADDEAFLEELLNEYQDIDFGPDGFFTRGWKRRTRNPNDQRDLIRYNWAAAQIITNNGQEWYLLPDRPNVTEEVRTPRRKRKRKVSHYQGGGRQCPGNR